A genomic region of Streptomyces sp. R33 contains the following coding sequences:
- a CDS encoding GNAT family N-acetyltransferase, protein MGMSVTISAAAAEDTEQILKLQYLAFQREAELYGNYRIQPLTQTLDSLKAELESDTVLVARLGDEVVGTVRGKVDEDGTGKIAKLCVHPRLQGHGLGARLLRAVEEALAGHGDTTRFRLHTGHKSESNLRLYRKAGYVQVGGRTASDGVRLVILEKEATDAADFAVSA, encoded by the coding sequence ATGGGCATGAGCGTGACCATTTCGGCGGCAGCTGCCGAGGACACTGAGCAGATCCTCAAACTGCAGTACCTGGCGTTCCAGCGCGAGGCCGAGCTGTACGGCAACTACCGCATCCAGCCGCTCACCCAGACCCTGGACTCCCTCAAGGCGGAGCTGGAGTCGGACACCGTACTGGTGGCCCGGCTCGGCGACGAAGTGGTCGGCACCGTGCGCGGCAAGGTCGACGAGGACGGCACCGGCAAGATCGCCAAGCTCTGCGTCCACCCGCGCCTGCAGGGCCACGGACTCGGTGCCCGGCTGCTGCGCGCCGTCGAGGAGGCCCTCGCGGGCCACGGCGACACCACCCGCTTCCGCCTGCACACCGGCCACAAGAGCGAGTCCAACCTGCGCCTCTACCGCAAGGCCGGCTACGTACAGGTCGGCGGCCGTACGGCTTCCGATGGCGTGCGCCTGGTGATCCTGGAGAAGGAGGCCACCGACGCGGCCGACTTCGCGGTCAGCGCCTGA
- the cbiE gene encoding precorrin-6y C5,15-methyltransferase (decarboxylating) subunit CbiE produces the protein MADRVTVIGWDGSPLTAAARSALSAATLVAGAAHHLALPEVPPTAERIRLGSLGLAARRIAGHRGTAVVFADGDPGFFGAVRTLRAPEHGLEVEVVPAVSSVAAAFARAGMPWDDAQVVVAHPRTLRRAVNVCRAHAKVAVLTSPGAGPAELALLLGAVHRTFVICEELGTAKEQVTVLTSDRVADHSWRDPNVVIVIGGQSASLSSSSATAEPAWLLGQSPAQTGARGWARPLADAGEGESALLRAAQLARLGPRTGDLVWDIGTGSGVFAVEAAAFGAAVIAVDADPRACERATAAARKRGVQLQVVAGRAPHVLEDLPEPDVVRIGGGGAEAARAVADRRPERIVSHASTRDEAEAIGRALTEGGYTVECALLQSVGLDTRTWGEQDRSVVFLLAAERPVNR, from the coding sequence ATGGCCGACCGGGTCACGGTGATCGGCTGGGACGGCTCGCCCCTGACCGCGGCCGCCCGGTCCGCGCTCTCCGCAGCCACCCTCGTGGCCGGCGCCGCGCACCACCTCGCACTCCCCGAGGTCCCGCCCACCGCCGAACGCATCCGTCTGGGCAGCCTCGGCCTCGCCGCCCGCCGCATCGCCGGCCACCGCGGCACCGCCGTCGTCTTCGCCGACGGCGACCCCGGCTTCTTCGGCGCCGTACGCACCCTGCGCGCCCCGGAGCACGGCCTCGAGGTCGAGGTCGTCCCCGCCGTGTCCTCCGTCGCCGCCGCCTTCGCGCGCGCCGGCATGCCCTGGGACGACGCCCAGGTGGTCGTCGCCCACCCCCGCACCCTGCGCCGCGCCGTCAACGTCTGCCGCGCCCACGCCAAGGTCGCCGTCCTCACCTCGCCCGGCGCCGGCCCCGCCGAACTCGCCCTCCTGCTCGGCGCGGTCCACCGCACCTTCGTCATCTGCGAGGAGCTCGGCACCGCCAAGGAACAGGTGACCGTCCTGACCTCCGACCGGGTCGCCGACCACAGCTGGCGCGACCCCAACGTCGTCATCGTCATCGGCGGACAGTCCGCCTCCCTCTCCTCCTCTTCCGCCACCGCCGAACCGGCCTGGCTGCTCGGCCAGAGCCCCGCCCAGACCGGTGCCCGCGGCTGGGCCCGCCCCCTGGCCGACGCCGGGGAAGGCGAGTCGGCCCTGCTGCGCGCCGCCCAGCTCGCCCGCCTCGGCCCGCGCACCGGAGACCTCGTCTGGGACATCGGCACCGGCTCCGGCGTCTTCGCCGTGGAGGCCGCCGCGTTCGGCGCCGCCGTCATCGCGGTGGACGCCGACCCGCGCGCCTGCGAACGCGCAACTGCCGCCGCCCGCAAGCGGGGAGTGCAGCTCCAGGTCGTCGCCGGCCGCGCACCGCACGTACTGGAAGACCTCCCCGAACCCGACGTCGTCCGCATCGGCGGCGGGGGAGCCGAGGCCGCCCGGGCCGTCGCCGACCGCCGCCCCGAACGGATCGTCAGCCACGCCTCCACCCGCGACGAGGCGGAGGCGATCGGCCGCGCGCTCACCGAGGGCGGTTACACCGTCGAGTGCGCGCTCCTCCAGTCCGTGGGCCTGGACACCCGTACGTGGGGTGAACAGGACCGTTCCGTCGTGTTCCTCCTGGCAGCCGAACGCCCCGTGAATCGTTAG
- a CDS encoding MetQ/NlpA family ABC transporter substrate-binding protein: MRKNIKVTALTAASAALALGLTACGSSSDPSSTKADGGKADASKPLVIAASPSPHADVLNFVKDKLAAKEGLKLEVKEFTDYVLPNTATEQGQVDGNYFQHKPYLDDFNKKNGTHVVPVVNVHLEPLGLYSKKVKALTDIKAGQTIAVPNDTTNEGRALQLLAANNLITLKEGVGTAAKLSDITDKKGLEFKELEAATVPRALNDVDAAVINGNYALEAKLSPAKDALVLEKAEGNPYANFLAVKAGNEKDPRIEKLAKLLNSDEVKKFIEDKYQGSVVPAFGAPKA; encoded by the coding sequence GTGCGTAAGAACATCAAGGTCACCGCCCTCACCGCCGCCTCCGCCGCGCTCGCCCTCGGCCTCACCGCCTGCGGCAGCTCCTCGGACCCGTCCTCCACCAAGGCCGACGGCGGCAAGGCCGACGCGAGCAAGCCGCTCGTCATCGCGGCCTCCCCGAGCCCCCACGCCGACGTCCTGAACTTCGTCAAGGACAAGCTCGCGGCCAAGGAGGGCCTCAAGCTGGAGGTGAAGGAGTTTACGGACTACGTGCTCCCCAACACCGCCACCGAGCAGGGCCAGGTCGACGGCAACTACTTCCAGCACAAGCCGTACCTCGACGACTTCAACAAGAAGAACGGCACCCACGTCGTGCCCGTCGTGAACGTGCACCTGGAGCCCCTCGGCCTCTACTCCAAGAAGGTCAAGGCCCTCACCGACATCAAGGCCGGCCAGACCATCGCCGTCCCCAACGACACCACCAACGAGGGCCGCGCGCTCCAGCTGCTCGCCGCTAACAACCTGATCACCCTCAAGGAAGGCGTCGGCACCGCCGCCAAGCTGTCCGACATCACCGACAAGAAGGGCCTGGAGTTCAAGGAGCTGGAGGCCGCCACGGTCCCGCGCGCCCTGAACGACGTGGACGCCGCGGTCATCAACGGCAACTACGCCCTCGAGGCCAAGCTCTCGCCCGCCAAGGACGCGCTGGTCCTGGAGAAGGCCGAGGGCAACCCGTACGCCAACTTCCTTGCGGTGAAGGCCGGCAACGAGAAGGACCCGCGGATCGAGAAGCTCGCCAAGCTCCTCAACTCCGACGAGGTCAAGAAGTTCATCGAGGACAAGTACCAGGGCTCCGTCGTCCCCGCCTTCGGCGCCCCGAAGGCCTGA
- a CDS encoding GNAT family N-acetyltransferase gives MTTTFPDVTISTDRLVLRPFDGEDVTALAEMMNDEHVTAWTSVPHPYTQADAQAWATRDSHAERTEGRGIVFAVAEFLTQRLVGIVHLQNTNWRTRSAEVGYVTAPWARGEGYASESVLAVAQWLFRDQGFERLELRTAADNTASQQVAQKIGCISEGVLRNAWIVRTQNPDGSWADTRTDLIVWSLIPEDVEYTGDSDGYNGYSGHDDYGYGPGAQADASGYAVGADWS, from the coding sequence ATGACTACCACCTTCCCGGACGTCACCATCAGCACGGACCGGCTGGTGCTGCGCCCCTTCGACGGGGAGGACGTCACTGCGCTCGCCGAGATGATGAACGACGAGCACGTCACCGCCTGGACCTCCGTACCGCACCCCTACACCCAGGCCGACGCGCAGGCCTGGGCCACCCGGGACTCCCACGCGGAGCGCACCGAGGGCAGGGGCATCGTCTTCGCCGTCGCCGAGTTCCTCACGCAGCGCCTCGTCGGCATCGTGCACCTGCAGAACACCAACTGGCGCACCCGCAGCGCCGAGGTCGGCTACGTCACCGCCCCCTGGGCCCGCGGCGAGGGCTACGCCAGCGAGTCCGTACTCGCCGTCGCCCAGTGGCTCTTCCGCGACCAGGGCTTCGAACGCCTCGAACTGCGCACCGCCGCCGACAACACCGCCTCGCAGCAGGTGGCCCAGAAGATCGGCTGCATCAGCGAAGGCGTCCTGCGCAACGCATGGATAGTGCGCACCCAGAACCCCGACGGCTCCTGGGCGGACACCCGCACCGACCTCATCGTCTGGAGCCTCATCCCGGAGGACGTCGAGTACACGGGGGACTCGGACGGCTACAACGGCTACAGCGGCCACGACGACTACGGATACGGCCCCGGAGCGCAGGCGGACGCGAGCGGCTACGCCGTCGGCGCCGACTGGAGCTGA
- a CDS encoding methionine ABC transporter ATP-binding protein, producing the protein MITTSGLTKVYQSRGREVTALDGVDLHVREGEVYGVIGQSGAGKSSLIRCVNLLERPTTGTVTVDGVDLTALAGRGRRAGKELREARSRIGMVFQHFNLLSSRTVQGNIELPLEILGVPGRERSRKALELLDLVGLADKAKAYPAQLSGGQKQRVGIARALAGDPKVLLSDEATSALDPETTRSILQLLRDLNQQLGLTVLLITHEMDVVKSVCDSAALMKRGRIIESGTVAELLATPGSELAGELFPVSGAATGPDRTVVDVTFHGDAATQPVISQLSRTYNIDISILGAAMDTVAGRQIGRMRIELPGRYEDNVVPVGFLREQGLQVDVVTDDVENTEDADAELAQLVKDGAQ; encoded by the coding sequence GTGATCACCACATCGGGCCTCACGAAGGTCTACCAGTCCCGTGGCCGCGAGGTCACCGCCCTGGACGGCGTCGATCTGCACGTCCGCGAGGGCGAGGTCTACGGAGTCATCGGCCAGAGCGGCGCCGGCAAGTCCTCCCTGATCCGCTGCGTGAACCTGCTCGAGCGCCCCACCACCGGAACCGTGACCGTCGACGGCGTCGACCTCACGGCCCTGGCCGGCCGCGGCCGCCGGGCCGGCAAGGAGCTCCGCGAGGCCCGCAGCCGTATCGGCATGGTCTTCCAGCACTTCAACCTGCTGTCCTCGCGCACCGTGCAGGGCAACATCGAACTGCCCCTGGAGATCCTCGGCGTCCCCGGCCGCGAGCGTTCCCGCAAGGCCCTCGAACTCCTCGACCTCGTCGGCCTCGCCGACAAGGCCAAGGCCTACCCCGCCCAGCTCTCCGGCGGCCAGAAGCAGCGCGTCGGCATCGCCCGCGCCCTGGCCGGCGACCCCAAGGTGCTGCTCTCCGACGAGGCCACCAGCGCGCTGGACCCCGAGACCACCCGCTCGATCCTCCAGCTGCTGCGCGACCTCAACCAGCAGCTCGGCCTGACCGTCCTGCTCATCACCCACGAGATGGACGTCGTCAAGAGCGTCTGCGACTCGGCCGCCCTGATGAAGCGGGGCCGGATCATCGAGTCCGGCACCGTCGCCGAACTGCTCGCCACCCCCGGCTCCGAGCTCGCCGGCGAGCTCTTCCCCGTCAGCGGAGCCGCCACCGGCCCCGACCGCACGGTCGTCGACGTCACCTTCCACGGCGACGCCGCCACCCAGCCGGTCATCTCCCAGCTGTCGCGGACGTACAACATCGACATCTCGATCCTCGGCGCCGCGATGGACACCGTCGCGGGCCGCCAGATCGGCCGCATGCGCATCGAGCTGCCCGGCCGCTACGAGGACAACGTCGTGCCCGTCGGCTTCCTGCGCGAGCAGGGCCTGCAGGTCGACGTGGTCACCGACGACGTCGAGAACACAGAAGATGCCGACGCCGAGCTCGCCCAGCTCGTCAAGGATGGTGCCCAGTGA
- a CDS encoding methionine ABC transporter permease, which yields MTWSEMQPLLTQGTYDTLYMVLWSTLVTVLGGLPVGILLVLTDKGGLLQNRPLNKVLGVIVNLGRSLPFIILLIALIPVTTAVVGTFIGPTAMIVPLAIGAIPFFARLVETAVREVDHGLIEAVESMGGGVPTLVGKVLLPQALPSLVAAVTTTLITLIGYSAMAGAVGGEGLGSKAITYGFQRFETGFMLATVVVLVAIVTVIQLIGDGVVRLLARRGRTA from the coding sequence GTGACCTGGTCCGAGATGCAGCCCCTGCTCACCCAGGGCACGTACGACACCCTCTACATGGTGCTCTGGTCCACCCTGGTGACCGTCCTCGGTGGACTGCCCGTCGGCATCCTGCTCGTCCTCACCGACAAGGGCGGCCTCCTGCAGAACCGGCCGCTCAACAAGGTCCTCGGCGTGATAGTGAACCTGGGCCGCTCGCTGCCGTTCATCATCCTGCTGATCGCCCTGATCCCGGTCACCACCGCCGTCGTCGGCACCTTCATCGGCCCCACCGCCATGATCGTCCCGCTCGCCATCGGCGCCATCCCCTTCTTCGCCCGCCTCGTCGAGACGGCCGTCCGCGAGGTGGACCACGGCCTGATCGAGGCCGTCGAGTCCATGGGCGGCGGGGTCCCCACCCTCGTCGGCAAGGTGCTCCTCCCGCAGGCCCTGCCCTCGCTGGTCGCCGCCGTGACCACCACGCTGATCACCCTGATCGGCTACTCCGCCATGGCCGGCGCGGTCGGCGGCGAAGGACTCGGCTCCAAGGCCATCACCTACGGCTTCCAGCGCTTCGAGACCGGCTTCATGCTCGCCACCGTCGTGGTCCTGGTCGCCATCGTCACGGTCATCCAGCTGATCGGCGACGGAGTGGTCCGACTCCTCGCCCGCCGCGGCCGGACAGCCTGA
- the cobT gene encoding nicotinate-nucleotide--dimethylbenzimidazole phosphoribosyltransferase: MTDTGQVPGEGLPDNAGMVDQQGIPAPVQNPGPVPAPVQGGYAFQDLVDNPAEPEDEELLLMPSGQGAWSDPQVVPPAPVFPVETSYGDAPYAEYPEAQPAYAEPAFPAQPAFPDPSYGDVSYSAGAHEAGGRDSGALDLGGLVAPPQAAAPVAPAAPVAQAMPARRPLHMGPPVPEATGGVVRSLADRGPAAAPVAAPAPVAPVAPVAAAVSAPVAPIPVQVAGPPTVGPEYLDVPRPEAAAVPAAPQPGETPPQAGEPWTAEPEPVVAPEPVVAPESAVAPEPVVAPEPVMAPEPVVAAEPVAVPEPVVAPEPVAPVAAEVPEAPEAPQPEPVAVPEPAPVAETAPEPGAETPAPAAAEPVQAPAPAAEPAPEPVVAEAAPADMPVAEAALEAPAAAPEPQAPEAVEPAVVEPAAEEPVAAEPAAPEALAAPVAPEAVPESAAEAVAQVEPEAVPGQTPAPAAEPEAEAAAEPVAEAAPEPPVEPSAGEAAPAYADAEREAVLRVIRERRDIRNGFRTDPIPHEVLLRVLEAAHHAPSVGHSQPWDFVVIRSAETRRTMHELAQRQREAYAKSLPKSRAKQFKELKIEAILDTPVNIVVTADPTRGGRHTLGRHTQPQMAPYSSALAVENLWLAARAEGLGVGWVSFFDEREMVRELGLPEHLEVVAYLCVGYVDEFPEEPELAHAGWSQRRPLAWVVHEETYGRRALPGEEPHDLLSETVASIRPLDAKALGEAWERQKRMTKPAGALGMLEIISAQLSGLSRVCPPPIPEPAAVAIFAGDHGVHAQGVTPWPQEVTTQMVANFLGGGAVCNAFANQVGAEVCVIDVGVAGDLPATPGLLPRKVRPGTADLSTGPAMTREEAIAAIEVGIETARDLVAAGNKALLTGEMGIANTTVSAALISVFTGVDPAEVTGRGTGINDETHARKVEVVRRALELHQPDPADPIGVLAAIGGLEHAAIVGLLLGGASLRTPVILDGVSAGAAALVARAIAPESLSACIAGHRSAEPGHVAALNKLGLRPLVDLDLRLGEGTGALLALPLVQSAARAMHEVATFDSAGVTEK, translated from the coding sequence ATGACTGACACCGGCCAGGTACCGGGCGAGGGTCTCCCGGACAACGCGGGCATGGTGGATCAGCAGGGCATTCCCGCTCCGGTCCAGAACCCGGGCCCCGTCCCCGCTCCCGTCCAGGGCGGCTACGCCTTCCAGGACCTCGTGGACAACCCGGCCGAGCCGGAGGACGAGGAACTGCTGCTGATGCCGAGCGGCCAGGGTGCGTGGAGCGACCCGCAGGTCGTCCCGCCGGCGCCGGTCTTCCCCGTCGAGACCTCGTACGGCGATGCCCCGTACGCCGAGTACCCCGAGGCGCAGCCCGCCTACGCGGAGCCCGCGTTCCCCGCACAGCCCGCGTTCCCCGACCCCTCGTACGGCGACGTCTCGTACAGCGCGGGTGCGCACGAGGCCGGCGGCCGTGACTCCGGTGCCCTCGACCTCGGCGGCCTCGTGGCCCCGCCGCAGGCGGCCGCCCCGGTGGCCCCGGCCGCGCCCGTCGCCCAGGCCATGCCCGCCCGTCGGCCGCTGCACATGGGTCCGCCCGTGCCCGAGGCCACCGGCGGAGTCGTACGCTCGCTCGCCGACCGGGGTCCGGCGGCGGCTCCCGTGGCCGCCCCGGCGCCCGTCGCCCCTGTCGCGCCCGTCGCCGCTGCCGTGAGTGCGCCCGTGGCGCCGATTCCGGTGCAGGTGGCCGGGCCGCCGACGGTCGGTCCCGAGTACCTGGACGTCCCGCGCCCCGAGGCCGCCGCCGTACCGGCCGCGCCGCAGCCGGGCGAGACCCCGCCGCAGGCCGGCGAGCCGTGGACGGCGGAGCCGGAGCCCGTGGTGGCTCCGGAGCCCGTGGTGGCCCCCGAGTCCGCGGTGGCGCCGGAGCCCGTAGTGGCGCCGGAGCCCGTGATGGCCCCGGAGCCCGTGGTGGCTGCCGAGCCGGTCGCGGTCCCCGAGCCCGTCGTGGCACCCGAGCCGGTGGCACCCGTGGCCGCCGAGGTCCCCGAGGCCCCGGAAGCCCCTCAGCCGGAGCCGGTCGCCGTCCCGGAGCCCGCGCCGGTCGCGGAGACCGCGCCGGAGCCCGGCGCCGAGACGCCTGCGCCTGCTGCCGCGGAGCCCGTCCAGGCCCCGGCGCCCGCCGCCGAGCCCGCGCCGGAGCCGGTCGTGGCCGAGGCCGCGCCCGCGGACATGCCGGTGGCGGAAGCAGCCCTGGAGGCGCCGGCCGCCGCGCCGGAGCCGCAGGCCCCCGAGGCCGTCGAGCCCGCCGTGGTCGAGCCCGCCGCCGAGGAGCCCGTCGCCGCGGAGCCGGCCGCTCCCGAGGCCCTCGCGGCCCCCGTCGCGCCGGAAGCCGTACCGGAGTCGGCAGCCGAGGCCGTCGCACAGGTGGAGCCCGAAGCCGTTCCCGGGCAGACCCCCGCGCCGGCTGCCGAGCCGGAGGCCGAGGCAGCCGCCGAGCCGGTCGCCGAGGCCGCGCCCGAGCCCCCCGTGGAGCCCTCCGCCGGTGAAGCGGCCCCCGCGTACGCCGACGCCGAGCGCGAGGCCGTCCTGCGCGTCATCCGCGAACGCCGCGACATCCGCAACGGCTTCCGTACCGACCCGATCCCGCACGAGGTGCTGCTCCGCGTCCTGGAGGCCGCGCACCACGCGCCCAGCGTGGGCCACTCCCAGCCCTGGGACTTCGTCGTCATCCGCTCGGCCGAGACCCGCCGGACGATGCACGAGCTCGCCCAGCGCCAGCGCGAGGCCTACGCGAAGTCGCTGCCCAAGAGCCGGGCGAAGCAGTTCAAGGAACTCAAGATCGAGGCCATCCTCGACACCCCGGTGAACATCGTCGTCACCGCCGACCCCACCCGCGGCGGCCGCCACACCCTCGGCCGGCACACCCAGCCGCAGATGGCCCCGTACTCCTCGGCCCTCGCCGTCGAGAACCTCTGGCTCGCCGCGCGCGCCGAGGGCCTCGGCGTCGGCTGGGTCAGCTTCTTCGACGAGCGCGAGATGGTCCGCGAGCTCGGCCTGCCGGAGCACCTCGAGGTCGTCGCGTACCTGTGCGTCGGCTACGTCGACGAGTTCCCGGAGGAGCCCGAGCTGGCGCACGCCGGCTGGTCGCAGCGCCGGCCGCTGGCCTGGGTCGTGCACGAGGAGACGTACGGCCGCCGCGCGCTGCCCGGCGAGGAGCCGCACGACCTGCTCTCGGAGACGGTCGCGAGCATCCGCCCGCTCGACGCGAAGGCGCTGGGCGAGGCCTGGGAGCGCCAGAAGCGCATGACCAAGCCCGCCGGGGCCCTGGGCATGCTCGAAATCATCTCCGCCCAGCTGTCCGGCCTCTCCCGGGTCTGCCCGCCGCCGATCCCGGAGCCGGCCGCGGTCGCGATCTTCGCGGGCGACCACGGGGTCCACGCCCAGGGCGTCACCCCGTGGCCCCAGGAGGTCACCACGCAGATGGTCGCCAACTTCCTGGGCGGCGGCGCGGTCTGCAACGCGTTCGCGAACCAGGTGGGCGCCGAGGTCTGCGTCATCGACGTCGGCGTGGCCGGCGACCTCCCCGCCACCCCGGGCCTGCTCCCGCGCAAGGTCCGCCCGGGCACGGCCGACCTCTCCACGGGCCCGGCGATGACCCGCGAGGAGGCGATCGCGGCCATCGAGGTGGGCATCGAGACGGCCCGCGACCTCGTCGCCGCAGGCAACAAGGCCCTGCTGACCGGCGAGATGGGCATCGCGAACACGACGGTCTCCGCAGCCCTGATCTCGGTCTTCACCGGGGTCGACCCGGCGGAGGTCACGGGCCGCGGCACCGGCATCAACGACGAGACGCACGCCCGCAAGGTCGAGGTCGTCCGCCGCGCACTGGAGCTCCACCAGCCGGACCCGGCGGACCCGATCGGCGTCCTGGCGGCCATCGGCGGCCTGGAGCACGCGGCCATCGTCGGCCTGCTCCTCGGCGGGGCGTCCCTGCGCACTCCCGTCATCCTGGACGGCGTGAGCGCGGGCGCGGCAGCCCTGGTGGCCCGGGCCATCGCCCCCGAGTCCCTCTCGGCGTGCATCGCGGGCCACCGCAGCGCGGAGCCGGGGCACGTGGCGGCCCTGAACAAGCTCGGCCTGCGCCCGCTGGTGGACCTGGACCTGCGCCTCGGCGAGGGCACGGGCGCCCTGCTGGCCCTCCCGCTGGTCCAGAGCGCGGCCCGCGCGATGCACGAGGTGGCCACGTTCGACTCGGCGGGCGTCACCGAGAAGTAG
- the cobA gene encoding uroporphyrinogen-III C-methyltransferase: MADSPAYPVGLRLAGRRVVVIGGGQVAQRRLPALVAAGADVLLISPSATPSVDAMAETGEIRWERRRYQDGDLDGAWYALIATRDRAANDAASAEAESRRVWCVRADDADAATAWTPATGRVEGVTVAVLSGNDPRRSAAVRDAVVEGLRDGSLATARTRTPGVSLVGGGPGDPDLITVRGRRLLAEADVVIADRLGPRDLLDELPPHVEVIDAAKIPYGRYMAQEAINNALIEHAKAGKAVVRLKGGDPYVFGRGMEELQALAEAGIPCTVVPGISSSISVPGAVGIPVTHRGVAHEFTVVSGHVGPDDPRSLVDWASLAKLTGTLVILMGVDKIGLIAEALVRHGRSADTPVAVVQEGTTATQRRVDATLATVGETVRAEEIRPPAVIVIGEVVNVHTPTA, translated from the coding sequence ATGGCCGACAGCCCCGCCTACCCCGTAGGACTCCGCCTCGCCGGCCGCCGCGTCGTCGTCATCGGCGGCGGACAGGTCGCGCAGCGCCGGCTGCCCGCGCTCGTCGCGGCCGGCGCCGACGTCCTGCTGATCTCCCCCTCCGCCACCCCCTCCGTGGACGCCATGGCGGAGACCGGCGAGATCCGCTGGGAGCGCCGCCGCTACCAGGACGGCGACCTCGACGGCGCCTGGTACGCGCTGATCGCGACCCGCGACCGGGCCGCCAACGACGCGGCCTCCGCCGAGGCCGAGAGCCGCCGGGTCTGGTGCGTGCGCGCCGACGACGCCGATGCGGCCACCGCCTGGACCCCGGCCACCGGCCGCGTCGAGGGCGTGACCGTCGCCGTCCTCAGCGGCAACGACCCCCGCCGCTCCGCCGCCGTCCGCGACGCCGTCGTCGAGGGGCTGCGCGACGGCTCCCTCGCCACGGCCCGCACCCGCACCCCGGGTGTCTCCCTCGTCGGCGGCGGCCCCGGCGACCCGGACCTCATCACCGTCCGCGGGCGCCGCCTCCTCGCCGAGGCCGACGTCGTCATCGCCGACCGGCTCGGCCCCCGAGACCTGCTCGACGAACTCCCGCCGCACGTCGAGGTCATCGATGCCGCGAAGATCCCGTACGGCCGGTACATGGCCCAGGAGGCCATCAACAACGCCCTGATCGAGCACGCCAAGGCCGGCAAGGCCGTGGTCCGGCTCAAGGGCGGGGACCCGTACGTCTTCGGCCGCGGCATGGAGGAGCTCCAGGCGCTCGCCGAGGCCGGTATCCCCTGCACCGTCGTCCCCGGCATCTCCAGCTCCATCTCGGTGCCCGGCGCCGTCGGCATCCCGGTCACCCACCGCGGCGTGGCGCACGAGTTCACCGTGGTCAGCGGCCACGTCGGCCCCGACGACCCGCGTTCCCTCGTGGACTGGGCCTCCCTCGCCAAGCTCACCGGCACCCTGGTGATCCTGATGGGCGTCGACAAGATCGGCCTGATCGCCGAGGCCCTGGTCCGGCACGGCCGCTCCGCCGACACCCCGGTCGCGGTCGTCCAGGAGGGCACCACCGCCACCCAGCGCCGCGTCGACGCCACCCTCGCCACCGTCGGCGAGACGGTACGGGCGGAGGAGATCCGTCCGCCCGCGGTCATCGTGATCGGCGAGGTCGTCAACGTCCATACCCCCACCGCCTGA
- a CDS encoding RNA methyltransferase, with protein sequence MADLITVEDPDDPRLRDYTGLTDVELRRRREPEEGLFIAEGEKVIRRAKDAGYEMRSMLLSAKWVDVMRDVIDELPAPVYAVTPELAERVTGYHVHRGALASMQRKPLPTADELLAGEGAGGRIAVFEGFVDHANLGAAFRSAAALGIGAILLSPDCADPLYRRAIKVSMGSVFSVPYGRLDKWPADLEKVREAGYRILAMTPSPKATPLDQVPPERFERSAIMLGSEGHGLSTYALRAADEWVRIPMAEGIDSLNVAAASAVAFYATRPPQSPVPVPPEL encoded by the coding sequence GTGGCTGATCTCATCACCGTCGAAGACCCCGACGACCCCCGCCTGCGCGACTACACGGGCCTGACCGACGTCGAACTGCGGCGCCGGCGCGAGCCCGAAGAAGGCCTGTTCATCGCCGAGGGCGAGAAGGTCATCAGACGCGCCAAGGACGCCGGGTACGAGATGCGCTCGATGCTGCTCTCCGCGAAGTGGGTCGACGTCATGCGCGACGTCATCGACGAGCTCCCGGCGCCGGTCTACGCCGTCACCCCGGAGCTCGCCGAACGCGTCACCGGCTACCACGTGCACCGCGGCGCCCTCGCCTCGATGCAGCGCAAGCCGCTCCCGACCGCCGACGAGTTGCTCGCGGGGGAGGGGGCGGGCGGCCGGATCGCCGTCTTCGAGGGCTTCGTCGACCACGCCAACCTGGGCGCCGCGTTCCGCAGCGCCGCCGCCCTCGGCATCGGCGCGATACTGCTCTCCCCGGACTGCGCGGACCCGCTCTACCGGCGCGCCATCAAGGTCTCGATGGGATCGGTGTTCTCGGTGCCGTACGGGCGCCTCGACAAGTGGCCCGCGGACCTCGAGAAGGTCCGCGAGGCGGGCTACCGGATCCTGGCCATGACGCCGAGCCCGAAGGCCACGCCGCTGGACCAGGTCCCGCCGGAGCGCTTCGAGCGCTCCGCGATCATGCTCGGCTCCGAGGGGCACGGCCTGTCCACGTACGCGCTGCGGGCCGCCGACGAGTGGGTCCGCATCCCGATGGCCGAGGGGATCGACTCGCTGAACGTGGCCGCGGCCTCGGCGGTCGCCTTCTACGCGACCCGCCCGCCCCAGTCGCCGGTGCCCGTTCCGCCGGAGCTCTAG